From the Euphorbia lathyris chromosome 6, ddEupLath1.1, whole genome shotgun sequence genome, one window contains:
- the LOC136233018 gene encoding homeobox-leucine zipper protein HDG5: MYRGGDNNLIPDAIYSSAMGNNNYNFIQNNSFNSLSDMFPKDENGLMLRGSREEMESGSGSEQAEDKSVNDEPDSSDRAPTNRKRYHRHTAQQIREMESLFRDCPHPDDKQRLKLSQELGLKPRQVKFWFQNRRTQMKAQHDRADNIVLRAENDSLKNENYRLQSELRSLVCPNCGGQAVPGAIPFEDMRLENARLREQLEGALSFISRNSGRPMQAIMGPDPPLLQPSLDLDFNMFPRQFTDPLANHILPMPMLPEASPYTERGTVFMEEELAMAKELSLSSMDELVRMCRTNEPLWTLNEETRRETFNFDEYAKMSQFPLNFKQHSAEMKSEATRGAAVVIMNSINLVDAFLDANKWMELFPSLVARAKIVHVIATGVSSPSGTLLLMFAGLQVLSPLVPSREAYFLRYCQQIPQEGCWAIVDFPVDSCFHHNKFQPSYPMYRRKPSGCLIQDMPNGYSQVTWVEHAEVEQKPVHQIFSEYVSSGIAFGAQRWLAVLERQCKRVASLMAENIPEVGAIKSAEIRKNLMRLSKRMITTFSGNISSCNGQQWTAISQDAEDTVRIAQRKVIDGSGQPSGLILCAVSTTWLPFSHSLVFDLLRDVHRRAQLDILSNGHSLEEVGHIANGSHPGNCISLLRINVASNSSQHMELLLQESCTHESGSLIIYSTVNVESINTIMSGGDPSSIPILPLGFVIIPMNKKPGSTINFNENCSNNYSSGCLLTVGIQALASTIPSAKLDIGNVQAINSHLSSTVHQITAALNSSCTIYNKTQTFGLDQPPTAASEQ, from the exons ATGTATAGAGGAGGAGATAATAATCTGATTCCAGACGCAATTTACTCATCTGCGATGGGaaacaataattataatttcATCCAAAACAACTCCTTCAATTCTCTCTCTGATATGTTCCCT AAAGATGAAAATGGGTTGATGCTGAGAGGGAGTAGAGAAGAAATGGAAAGTGGTTCCGGGAGCGAACAAGCTGAAGATAAATCAGTGAACGATGAACCAGATAGCTCCGATCGAGCTCCGACGAACAGGAAGCGTTATCATAGACATACTGCTCAACAGATCCGAGAAATGGAATC GCTGTTTAGGGATTGTCCACACCCTGATGATAAACAAAGGCTGAAACTGAGCCAAGAGCTTGGGTTGAAGCCGAGACAAGTAAAGTTTTGGTTCCAAAATCGACGTACACAAATGAAG GCACAGCATGATCGAGCAGATAATATCGTTCTTAGGGCTGAGAATGATAGCTTGAAGAATGAGAATTACAGGCTACAATCTGAATTACGCAGTCTTGTTTGCCCTAATTGTGGTGGTCAAGCCGTGCCTGGTGCTATTCCCTTCGAAGATATGCGCCTGGAAAATGCACGCCTCAGAGAACAG TTAGAAGGTGCTTTGAGCTTTATTTCTCGTAACAGTGGAAGGCCAATGCAAGCAATAATGGGACCTGATCCTCCACTTCTTCAACCTTCTTTGGatttggatttcaacatgttcccaAGGCAATTTACAGATCCTTTAGCAAATCACATTTTACCTATGCCCATGTTACCTGAAGCTTCTCCATATACCGAGCGTGGTACTGTGTTTATGGAAGAAGAACTAGCCATGGCAAAGGAGCTTTCGTTGTCATCCATGGATGAACTAGTTCGAATGTGCCGAACAAATGAGCCTCTTTGGACCCTAAACGAAGAAACCCGAAGGGAAACTTTTAACTTTGATGAATATGCTAAGATGTCTCAGTTTCCTCTCAATTTCAAGCAGCATTCAGCTGAAATGAAGTCTGAAGCGACTCGGGGTGCTGCTGTGGTCATTATGAATAGCATTAATTTAGTTGATGCTTTTCTTGATGCT AATAAATGGATGGAGCTGTTTCCTTCACTTGTTGCTAGAGCAAAAATTGTTCACGTTATAGCTACTGGTGTTTCTAGTCCAAGTGGCACTCTTCTTCTG ATGTTTGCAGGACTCCAGGTGCTTTCGCCTCTGGTCCCAAGTCGGGAGGCGTATTTTCTTCGCTACTGCCAACAAATTCCACAGGAGGGATGTTGGGCTATTGTTGATTTTCCTGTGGATAGCTGCTTCCACCACAACAAATTTCAGCCTTCTTATCCGATGTACCGAAGAAAGCCCTCTGGTTGTCTCATTCAAGACATGCCTAATGGATATTCACAA GTTACTTGGGTAGAACATGCTGAGGTAGAACAAAAGCCGGTTCACCAGATATTTAGTGAATATGTCTCCAGTGGCATTGCATTCGGAGCTCAGCGCTGGCTGGCTGTATTAGAAAGACAGTGCAAAAGGGTTGCTAGTCTGATGGCAGAAAATATCCCGGAAGTAGGAG CTATTAAATCAGCTGAAATCAGGAAGAACTTGATGCGATTGTCTAAAAGAATGATCACAACGTTTAGTGGGAATATAAGCAGTTGTAATGGGCAGCAATGGACAGCTATATCACAGGATGCTGAAGACACAGTTAGAATAGCACAAAGGAAAGTAATAGATGGTTCTGGGCAGCCAAGCGGGCTCATTCTATGTGCTGTTTCAACTACATGGCTACCTTTTTCACATTCCCTAGTCTTTGATTTGCTCAGAGATGTACACCGTAGAGCACAG CTGGACATTCTTTCTAATGGGCATTCCTTAGAAGAGGTTGGTCATATTGCTAACGGTTCTCATCCTGGGAACTGCATCTCTCTCCTCCGCATCAAC GTAGCGAGCAATTCATCCCAGCATATGGAGCTACTGCTACAAGAGAGCTGCACACATGAATCAGGCAGCCTGATCATCTATTCAACGGTGAATGTGGAATCAATAAACACGATAATGAGCGGGGGAGATCCATCTTCCATCCCTATTCTTCCCCTAGGGTTTGTGATAATTCCAATGAATAAAAAACCAGGCAGTACAATCAACTTCAATGAGAACTGTAGTAATAATTACAGTTCAGGCTGTCTATTAACTGTGGGTATTCAAGCTCTAGCAAGCACAATCCCATCAGCTAAGCTCGATATCGGCAACGTACAAGCCATTAATAGCCATTTAAGCAGCACTGTACACCAAATCACTGCCGCTCTTAACTCCTCCTGCACCATTTACAACAAGACCCAAACTTTCGGGTTGGATCAGCCTCCTACTGCAGCTTCTGAGCAATAG